From the Manihot esculenta cultivar AM560-2 chromosome 3, M.esculenta_v8, whole genome shotgun sequence genome, one window contains:
- the LOC110611159 gene encoding 3-isopropylmalate dehydratase large subunit, chloroplastic isoform X3 produces the protein MASYTTVPGSSSFITNMNDLGLSAFSSRSSVFSIPKCRKSVFKKIVSVMAPKQSQREPATTGSVKTAMTMTEKIMARASERPQLNPGENVWVNVDTLMTHDVSGSGCFAIFKREFGENAKVWDREKIVVIPDHYIFTADELANRNVDILRDFCLEQNIKHFYDIKDRSDFKANPDYKGVCHIALAQEGHCRPGQVLLGTDSHTCTAGAFGQFATGIGITDAGFVLGTGKLLLKVPPTLRFVMDGEMADYLLAKDLILQIIGEISVSGATYQTMEFVGTTVESLSMEERMTLCNMVIEAGGKNGVIPADATTFKYLEDKTSVPYEPVYSDERASDALFLFGSRFLSEYRFDISKLEPLVAKPHSPDNRALARECKDVKIDRVYIGSCTGGKTEDFMAAAKVFLNSKGQGSHIRIIMCFKSANSPVTKGY, from the exons ATGGCTTCCTACACCACTGTCCCTGGCTCCTCGTCTTTCATCACCAACATG AACGATCTGGGACTCTCTGCTTTCTCTTCACGATCATCGGTATTTTCTATTCCAAAATGCAGGAAATCAGTTTTCAAGAAAATTGTATCAGTCATGGCTCCCAAGCAATCACAGCGCGAGCCTGCCACCACTGGCTCA GTGAAAACCGCTATGACGATGACAGAGAAAATCATGGCGAGGGCTTCTGAGAGGCCCCAGTTGAACCCAGGTGAGAATGTTTGGGTCAACGTTGATACTCTGATGACCCATGATGTTTCCGGTTCAGGTTGTTTTGCGATCTTCAAGAGGGAGTTTGGAGAGAATGCCAAG GTTTGGGACCGTGAGAAAATTGTGGTCATACCAGATCATTATATATTCACTGCTGATGAGCTTGCAAACCGTAATGTGGACATTTTGAGGGATTTCTGTCTGGAACAAAATATAAAGCACTTCTATGATATCAAAGATCGTAGTGACTTCAAG GCTAACCCTGATTATAAAGGTGTATGCCATATTGCACTTGCACAAGAAGGTCATTGTAGGCCAGGACAG GTTCTGTTGGGTACAGATTCTCACACCTGCACTGCTGGAGCATTTGGTCAATTTGCTACTGGAATTGGCATCACTGATGCAGGTTTTGTATTAGGAACTGGGAAGCTCCTGCTCAAG GTACCCCCAACTCTGAGATTTGTAATGGACGGTGAAATGGCTGATTATCTGCTTGCAAAGGATTTGATTTTGCAA ATTATTGGGGAAATATCTGTATCTGGGGCAACATACCAAACAATGGAGTTTGTTGGCACAACAGTTGAGAGTTTAAGT ATGGAAGAGCGGATGACATTATGTAACATGGTTATTGAAGCTGGAGGGAAGAATGGGGTTAtccctgctgatgctactacaTTCAAGTACCTTGAG GACAAGACATCTGTGCCTTATGAACCGGTTTATAGTGATGAGCGAGCAAG TGACGCGCTCTTTCTTTTTGGCTCCAGATTTCTTTCTGAGTACAGGTTTGATATCTCCAAATTAGAACCATTGGTTGCAAAG CCACATTCTCCTGATAATCGTGCTTTAGCAAGAGAATGCAAAGATGTCAAAATAGACAGAGTATACATTGGATCCTGTACTGGTGGAAAAACCGAGGACTTTATGGCTGCTGCTAAAGTTTTTCTAAATTCT AAAGGTCAAGGTTCCCACATT CGGATCATAATGTGTTTCAAGTCTGCGAATTCACCAGTTACAAAAGGATACTGA
- the LOC110612077 gene encoding uncharacterized protein LOC110612077: MNTQQASIGNVNKWWRKRAKVLPLNQFQPPHLRQRVIEMEEISETAKAYYANLSEKQKRLATKLFKDLDTDGDGKINFDEYMQNIKQKGFKTMASSDFFKKLDKDGNGSLDFDEFITVHYICTSERVFFCDECRVYLAGVYFTCVQCFDGPGNTYDLCCNCYRDKNVNHHKDALFLDNYTLLQARRNQRNKGQGKKGEAAEMIGVAGASIETTSNLVNLCSQM; encoded by the exons ATGAATACACAACAAGCTTCAATTGGAAACGTCAATAAATGGTGGAGGAAGAGGGCAAAAGTTTTACCTTTAAACCAATTCCAGCCGCCACACTTACGCCAGAGAGTCATCGAGATGGAGGAGATATCAGAGACGGCAAAAGCTTATTATGCAAATTTGTCAGAGAAGCAGAAGCGATTAGCAACCAAACTTTTCAAAGATTTAGATACCGACGGAGATGGAAAAATCAATTTCGACGAATACATGCAAAACATCAAGCAGAAGGGCTTTAAAACAATGGCTTCCTCTGATTTCTTCAAGAAGCTAGACAAGGACGGAAATGGCAGTTTGGATTTCGATGAATTCATCACTGTCCACTACATATGCACAAGCGAAAGGGTTTTCTTCTGTGATGAGTGCAGAGTGTATCTTGCTGGAGTTTACTTCACTTGCGTTCAATGCTTCGATGGTCCTGGTAACACCTATGATCTTTGCTGTAATTGTTATCGAGATAAAAATGTGAATCATCACAAGGATGCTCTGTTTCTTGATAATTACACCTTGCTGCAAGCCAGGAGGAATCAGAGAAATAAGGGTCAg GGCAAAAAAGGAGAAGCTGCAGAGATGATTGGAGTTGCAGGTGCTAGTATTGAGACTACATCTAATCTTGTCAATTTGTGCAGCCAAATGTAA
- the LOC110611160 gene encoding 3-isopropylmalate dehydratase large subunit, chloroplastic translates to MASSTILPASYSFFANKKDLRLSDFSSTSSPLSIPKCRKSISKKIVSVMAPQQSERKPASTGSVKTAMTMTEKILARSSEKPQLSPGDNVWVNVDTLMTHDVCGPGSIGIFKREFGENAKVWDREKIIIIPDHYIFTSDERANRNVDILRDFCLEQNIKYFYDIKDLSNFKVNPDYKGVCHVALAQEGHCRPGEVLLGTDSHTCTSGAFGQFATGIGNTDAGFVLGTGKLLLKVPPTLRFVLDGEMPDYLLAKDLILQIIGEISVSGATYKSMEFVGTTVESLNMEERMTLCNMVVEAGGKNGVVPADSTTFKYLEDKTSVPYEPVYSDEQARFLSEYRFDISNLEPLVAKPHSPDNRALARECKDVKIDRVYIGSCTGGKTEDFMAAAKVFLASGKKVKVPTFLVPATQKVWMDVYSLPVPGSGGKTCSQIFEEAGCDTPASPSCGACLGGPKDTYARMNEPMVCVSTTNRNFPGRMGHKEGQIYLASPYTAAASALTGYVTDPREFLE, encoded by the exons ATGGCTTCCTCCACCATTCTCCCTGCCTCCTATTCCTTCTTCGCCAACAAG AAGGATCTGAGACTCTCTGATTTCTCTTCAACTTCATCGCCATTGTCTATTCCCAAATGCAGGAAATCAATTTCCAAGAAAATTGTATCTGTCATGGCTCCCCAGCAATCAGAGCGCAAGCCTGCCTCTACTGGCTCA GTGAAGACCGCAATGACAATGACGGAGAAAATATTGGCGAGGTCCTCAGAGAAGCCTCAGTTGAGCCCAGGTGACAATGTCTGGGTCAATGTTGATACCTTGATGACACACGACGTTTGTGGCCCAGGTTCCATTGGAATCTTCAAGAGAGAGTTTGGAGAGAATGCTAAG GTATGGGATCGTGAGAAAATCATCATTATACCAGATCATTATATATTCACTAGTGATGAACGTGCAAACCGAAATGTTGATATATTGAGGGATTTCTGCCTGGAGCAAAATATAAAGTACTTCTATGATATCAAGGATCTTAGTAACTTTAAG GTTAATCCTGATTATAAAGGTGTATGCCATGTTGCACTTGCCCAAGAAGGTCATTGTAGGCCGGGCGAG GTCCTGTTAGGTACAGACTCTCATACCTGCACTTCTGGAGCATTTGGCCAATTTGCTACTGGAATTGGCAACACCGATGCTGGTTTTGTATTAGGCACTGGGAAGCTCCTGCTCAAG GTCCCTCCAACCCTGAGATTTGTATTGGATGGTGAAATGCCTGATTATTTGCTTGCAAAGGATTTGATTTTGCAG ATTATTGGTGAAATATCTGTGTCTGGTGCAACATATAAATCAATGGAGTTTGTGGGCACCACTGTTGAGAGTTTAAAT ATGGAAGAACGGATGACATTATGTAACATGGTTGTTGAAGCTGGGGGCAAGAATGGGGTTGTCCCTGCTGATAGCACTACATTCAAGTACCTTGAG GATAAGACATCTGTGCCCTATGAACCAGTTTATAGTGATGAGCAAGCAAG ATTTCTCTCTGAGTACAGATTTGATATCTCAAACTTGGAACCATTGGTTGCTAAG CCTCATTCTCCTGATAATCGCGCTTTAGCAAGAGAATGCAAAGATGTCAAAATAGATAGAGTATACATTGGATCCTGTACTGGGGGGAAAACAGAGGATTTTATGGCTGCTGCCAAAGTTTTTCTAGCTTCA GGTAAAAAGGTCAAGGTTCCCACGTTTCTTGTCCCTGCAACCCAAAAG GTGTGGATGGATGTGTATAGTCTCCCAGTACCAGGATCTGGTGGCAAAACTTGCTCACAGATTTTTGAAGAAGCTGGTTGTGATACGCCTGCAAGTCCTAGTTGTGGTGCTTGTTTGGGAGGCCCTAAAGACACTTATGCAAGAATGAATGAACCAATG GTCTGTGTGTCAACCACAAACAGAAACTTCCCAGGGCGGATGGGACACAAAGAAGGCCAGATATATCTTGCTTCCCCATATACAGCTGCAGCATCTGCTTTGACTGGTTATGTCACTGATCCGAGGGAGTTCTTGGAGTAG
- the LOC110611159 gene encoding 3-isopropylmalate dehydratase large subunit, chloroplastic isoform X4 has product MASYTTVPGSSSFITNMNDLGLSAFSSRSSVFSIPKCRKSVFKKIVSVMAPKQSQREPATTGSVKTAMTMTEKIMARASERPQLNPGENVWVNVDTLMTHDVSGSGCFAIFKREFGENAKVWDREKIVVIPDHYIFTADELANRNVDILRDFCLEQNIKHFYDIKDRSDFKANPDYKGVCHIALAQEGHCRPGQVLLGTDSHTCTAGAFGQFATGIGITDAGFVLGTGKLLLKVPPTLRFVMDGEMADYLLAKDLILQIIGEISVSGATYQTMEFVGTTVESLSMEERMTLCNMVIEAGGKNGVIPADATTFKYLEDKTSVPYEPVYSDERASDALFLFGSRFLSEYRFDISKLEPLVAKPHSPDNRALARECKDVKIDRVYIGSCTGGKTEDFMAAAKVFLNSKGQGSHISCPCNPEGLDGLV; this is encoded by the exons ATGGCTTCCTACACCACTGTCCCTGGCTCCTCGTCTTTCATCACCAACATG AACGATCTGGGACTCTCTGCTTTCTCTTCACGATCATCGGTATTTTCTATTCCAAAATGCAGGAAATCAGTTTTCAAGAAAATTGTATCAGTCATGGCTCCCAAGCAATCACAGCGCGAGCCTGCCACCACTGGCTCA GTGAAAACCGCTATGACGATGACAGAGAAAATCATGGCGAGGGCTTCTGAGAGGCCCCAGTTGAACCCAGGTGAGAATGTTTGGGTCAACGTTGATACTCTGATGACCCATGATGTTTCCGGTTCAGGTTGTTTTGCGATCTTCAAGAGGGAGTTTGGAGAGAATGCCAAG GTTTGGGACCGTGAGAAAATTGTGGTCATACCAGATCATTATATATTCACTGCTGATGAGCTTGCAAACCGTAATGTGGACATTTTGAGGGATTTCTGTCTGGAACAAAATATAAAGCACTTCTATGATATCAAAGATCGTAGTGACTTCAAG GCTAACCCTGATTATAAAGGTGTATGCCATATTGCACTTGCACAAGAAGGTCATTGTAGGCCAGGACAG GTTCTGTTGGGTACAGATTCTCACACCTGCACTGCTGGAGCATTTGGTCAATTTGCTACTGGAATTGGCATCACTGATGCAGGTTTTGTATTAGGAACTGGGAAGCTCCTGCTCAAG GTACCCCCAACTCTGAGATTTGTAATGGACGGTGAAATGGCTGATTATCTGCTTGCAAAGGATTTGATTTTGCAA ATTATTGGGGAAATATCTGTATCTGGGGCAACATACCAAACAATGGAGTTTGTTGGCACAACAGTTGAGAGTTTAAGT ATGGAAGAGCGGATGACATTATGTAACATGGTTATTGAAGCTGGAGGGAAGAATGGGGTTAtccctgctgatgctactacaTTCAAGTACCTTGAG GACAAGACATCTGTGCCTTATGAACCGGTTTATAGTGATGAGCGAGCAAG TGACGCGCTCTTTCTTTTTGGCTCCAGATTTCTTTCTGAGTACAGGTTTGATATCTCCAAATTAGAACCATTGGTTGCAAAG CCACATTCTCCTGATAATCGTGCTTTAGCAAGAGAATGCAAAGATGTCAAAATAGACAGAGTATACATTGGATCCTGTACTGGTGGAAAAACCGAGGACTTTATGGCTGCTGCTAAAGTTTTTCTAAATTCT AAAGGTCAAGGTTCCCACATTTCTTGTCCCTGCAACCCAGAAG GTTTGGATGGACTTGTATAG
- the LOC110611159 gene encoding 3-isopropylmalate dehydratase large subunit, chloroplastic isoform X5, with translation MASYTTVPGSSSFITNMNDLGLSAFSSRSSVFSIPKCRKSVFKKIVSVMAPKQSQREPATTGSVKTAMTMTEKIMARASERPQLNPGENVWVNVDTLMTHDVSGSGCFAIFKREFGENAKVWDREKIVVIPDHYIFTADELANRNVDILRDFCLEQNIKHFYDIKDRSDFKANPDYKGVCHIALAQEGHCRPGQVLLGTDSHTCTAGAFGQFATGIGITDAGFVLGTGKLLLKVPPTLRFVMDGEMADYLLAKDLILQIIGEISVSGATYQTMEFVGTTVESLSMEERMTLCNMVIEAGGKNGVIPADATTFKYLEDKTSVPYEPVYSDERASDALFLFGSRFLSEYRFDISKLEPLVAKPHSPDNRALARECKDVKIDRVYIGSCTGGKTEDFMAAAKVFLNSGRKVKVPTFGS, from the exons ATGGCTTCCTACACCACTGTCCCTGGCTCCTCGTCTTTCATCACCAACATG AACGATCTGGGACTCTCTGCTTTCTCTTCACGATCATCGGTATTTTCTATTCCAAAATGCAGGAAATCAGTTTTCAAGAAAATTGTATCAGTCATGGCTCCCAAGCAATCACAGCGCGAGCCTGCCACCACTGGCTCA GTGAAAACCGCTATGACGATGACAGAGAAAATCATGGCGAGGGCTTCTGAGAGGCCCCAGTTGAACCCAGGTGAGAATGTTTGGGTCAACGTTGATACTCTGATGACCCATGATGTTTCCGGTTCAGGTTGTTTTGCGATCTTCAAGAGGGAGTTTGGAGAGAATGCCAAG GTTTGGGACCGTGAGAAAATTGTGGTCATACCAGATCATTATATATTCACTGCTGATGAGCTTGCAAACCGTAATGTGGACATTTTGAGGGATTTCTGTCTGGAACAAAATATAAAGCACTTCTATGATATCAAAGATCGTAGTGACTTCAAG GCTAACCCTGATTATAAAGGTGTATGCCATATTGCACTTGCACAAGAAGGTCATTGTAGGCCAGGACAG GTTCTGTTGGGTACAGATTCTCACACCTGCACTGCTGGAGCATTTGGTCAATTTGCTACTGGAATTGGCATCACTGATGCAGGTTTTGTATTAGGAACTGGGAAGCTCCTGCTCAAG GTACCCCCAACTCTGAGATTTGTAATGGACGGTGAAATGGCTGATTATCTGCTTGCAAAGGATTTGATTTTGCAA ATTATTGGGGAAATATCTGTATCTGGGGCAACATACCAAACAATGGAGTTTGTTGGCACAACAGTTGAGAGTTTAAGT ATGGAAGAGCGGATGACATTATGTAACATGGTTATTGAAGCTGGAGGGAAGAATGGGGTTAtccctgctgatgctactacaTTCAAGTACCTTGAG GACAAGACATCTGTGCCTTATGAACCGGTTTATAGTGATGAGCGAGCAAG TGACGCGCTCTTTCTTTTTGGCTCCAGATTTCTTTCTGAGTACAGGTTTGATATCTCCAAATTAGAACCATTGGTTGCAAAG CCACATTCTCCTGATAATCGTGCTTTAGCAAGAGAATGCAAAGATGTCAAAATAGACAGAGTATACATTGGATCCTGTACTGGTGGAAAAACCGAGGACTTTATGGCTGCTGCTAAAGTTTTTCTAAATTCT GGCAGAAAGGTCAAGGTTCCCACATT CGGATCATAA
- the LOC110611159 gene encoding 3-isopropylmalate dehydratase large subunit, chloroplastic isoform X2, with amino-acid sequence MASYTTVPGSSSFITNMNDLGLSAFSSRSSVFSIPKCRKSVFKKIVSVMAPKQSQREPATTGSVKTAMTMTEKIMARASERPQLNPGENVWVNVDTLMTHDVSGSGCFAIFKREFGENAKVWDREKIVVIPDHYIFTADELANRNVDILRDFCLEQNIKHFYDIKDRSDFKANPDYKGVCHIALAQEGHCRPGQVLLGTDSHTCTAGAFGQFATGIGITDAGFVLGTGKLLLKVPPTLRFVMDGEMADYLLAKDLILQIIGEISVSGATYQTMEFVGTTVESLSMEERMTLCNMVIEAGGKNGVIPADATTFKYLEDKTSVPYEPVYSDERARFLSEYRFDISKLEPLVAKPHSPDNRALARECKDVKIDRVYIGSCTGGKTEDFMAAAKVFLNSGRKVKVPTFLVPATQKVWMDLYSLPVPGSGGKTCSQIFEEAGCDTPANPSCSACMGGPKDTYARMNKPMVCVSTTNRNFPGRMGHKEGQIYLASPYTAAASALTGYVTDPREFLQ; translated from the exons ATGGCTTCCTACACCACTGTCCCTGGCTCCTCGTCTTTCATCACCAACATG AACGATCTGGGACTCTCTGCTTTCTCTTCACGATCATCGGTATTTTCTATTCCAAAATGCAGGAAATCAGTTTTCAAGAAAATTGTATCAGTCATGGCTCCCAAGCAATCACAGCGCGAGCCTGCCACCACTGGCTCA GTGAAAACCGCTATGACGATGACAGAGAAAATCATGGCGAGGGCTTCTGAGAGGCCCCAGTTGAACCCAGGTGAGAATGTTTGGGTCAACGTTGATACTCTGATGACCCATGATGTTTCCGGTTCAGGTTGTTTTGCGATCTTCAAGAGGGAGTTTGGAGAGAATGCCAAG GTTTGGGACCGTGAGAAAATTGTGGTCATACCAGATCATTATATATTCACTGCTGATGAGCTTGCAAACCGTAATGTGGACATTTTGAGGGATTTCTGTCTGGAACAAAATATAAAGCACTTCTATGATATCAAAGATCGTAGTGACTTCAAG GCTAACCCTGATTATAAAGGTGTATGCCATATTGCACTTGCACAAGAAGGTCATTGTAGGCCAGGACAG GTTCTGTTGGGTACAGATTCTCACACCTGCACTGCTGGAGCATTTGGTCAATTTGCTACTGGAATTGGCATCACTGATGCAGGTTTTGTATTAGGAACTGGGAAGCTCCTGCTCAAG GTACCCCCAACTCTGAGATTTGTAATGGACGGTGAAATGGCTGATTATCTGCTTGCAAAGGATTTGATTTTGCAA ATTATTGGGGAAATATCTGTATCTGGGGCAACATACCAAACAATGGAGTTTGTTGGCACAACAGTTGAGAGTTTAAGT ATGGAAGAGCGGATGACATTATGTAACATGGTTATTGAAGCTGGAGGGAAGAATGGGGTTAtccctgctgatgctactacaTTCAAGTACCTTGAG GACAAGACATCTGTGCCTTATGAACCGGTTTATAGTGATGAGCGAGCAAG ATTTCTTTCTGAGTACAGGTTTGATATCTCCAAATTAGAACCATTGGTTGCAAAG CCACATTCTCCTGATAATCGTGCTTTAGCAAGAGAATGCAAAGATGTCAAAATAGACAGAGTATACATTGGATCCTGTACTGGTGGAAAAACCGAGGACTTTATGGCTGCTGCTAAAGTTTTTCTAAATTCT GGCAGAAAGGTCAAGGTTCCCACATTTCTTGTCCCTGCAACCCAGAAG GTTTGGATGGACTTGTATAGTCTCCCAGTACCAGGATCTGGTGGCAAAACTTGCTCCCAGATTTTTGAAGAAGCTGGTTGTGACACACCTGCAAATCCTAGCTGCAGTGCTTGTATGGGAGGCCCTAAAGACACCTATGCACGCATGAACAAGCCCATG GTGTGCGTGTCAACAACAAACAGAAACTTCCCAGGGCGTATGGGACACAAAGAAGGTCAGATTTATCTTGCTTCACCCTATACAGCAGCAGCATCTGCTTTGACAGGTTATGTTACGGATCCAAGAGAGTTCTTGCAGTAG
- the LOC110611161 gene encoding auxin-responsive protein IAA13 codes for MEGGLGLLGVSGGAGGGSSGSSTNESTVSKVEVVDAEASSYPVEAELELGLGLSIGGGGGGKGKASAWGECGRILTAKDFPSLVTQPHRGHNNNNNATVSARVAVSGTKRAAEPVSQEGGSPTSVSQVVGWPPIRAYRINSLVNQAKASRSEEDKSVNEKDKSNDSFKKKICNSNKTNATGNEKGNLGFVKVNMDGVPIGRKVDLNAHASYETLAQTLEEMFFRSTPAISSMGGGEKQQAMNPSKLLDGTSEFVLTYEDKEGDWMLVGDVPWRMFLGSVKRLRIMRTSEANGLAPRFQERNERQRSKPI; via the exons ATGGAAGGTGGTCTTGGTTTACTTGGTGTAAGTGGTGGTGCTGGTGGTGGTTCTTCTGGGTCCTCAACAAACGAGTCTACTGTGTCAAAGGTGGAGGTGGTAGATGCTGAGGCTAGTTCTTACCCAGTAGAGGCTGAGCTAGAGTTGGGTCTGGGTTTAAGTATTGGCGGTGGCGGTGGAGGGAAGGGCAAGGCAAGTGCATGGGGTGAGTGTGGGAGAATCCTGACAGCCAAGGATTTCCCTTCTCTGGTCACTCAGCCTCATAGAggtcataataataataataatgctaCAGTATCTGCTCGTGTTGCTGTTTCTGGGACTAAAAGAGCTGCTGAGCCTGTTTCCCAAGAGGGTGGATCCCCTACTTCTGTCAG TCAGGTTGTGGGGTGGCCTCCTATAAGGGCTTATAGGATTAACAGCTTGGTGAACCAAGCAAAAGcttcaagatctgaagaagacAAGTCAGTCAATGAAAAAGATAAATCTAATGATTCTTTCAAGAAGAAAATTTGCAATAGTAATAAGACCAATGCTACTGGTAATGAGAAAGGGAACCTTGGATTTGTCAAAGTGAATATGGATGGGGTTCCAATTGGAAGAAAGGTAGATTTGAATGCTCATGCTTCATATGAGACACTTGCACAAACCCTGGAAGAAATGTTTTTCAGGTCCACTCCAGCCATCAGTTCAATGG GCGGCGGAGAGAAGCAGCAAGCAATGAATCCCTCTAAGCTTTTGGATGGCACATCTGAGTTTGTACTCACTTATGAAGATAAAGAGGGAGATTGGATGCTCGTCGGAGATGTTCCTTGGCG GATGTTCCTTGGCTCTGTTAAAAGGCTCCGAATCATGAGAACTTCTGAAGCTAATGGGCTTG CTCCAAGATTCCAAGAAAGGAATGAAAGACAAAGAAGCAAGCCGATTTAG
- the LOC110611159 gene encoding 3-isopropylmalate dehydratase large subunit, chloroplastic isoform X1: MASYTTVPGSSSFITNMNDLGLSAFSSRSSVFSIPKCRKSVFKKIVSVMAPKQSQREPATTGSVKTAMTMTEKIMARASERPQLNPGENVWVNVDTLMTHDVSGSGCFAIFKREFGENAKVWDREKIVVIPDHYIFTADELANRNVDILRDFCLEQNIKHFYDIKDRSDFKANPDYKGVCHIALAQEGHCRPGQVLLGTDSHTCTAGAFGQFATGIGITDAGFVLGTGKLLLKVPPTLRFVMDGEMADYLLAKDLILQIIGEISVSGATYQTMEFVGTTVESLSMEERMTLCNMVIEAGGKNGVIPADATTFKYLEDKTSVPYEPVYSDERASDALFLFGSRFLSEYRFDISKLEPLVAKPHSPDNRALARECKDVKIDRVYIGSCTGGKTEDFMAAAKVFLNSGRKVKVPTFLVPATQKVWMDLYSLPVPGSGGKTCSQIFEEAGCDTPANPSCSACMGGPKDTYARMNKPMVCVSTTNRNFPGRMGHKEGQIYLASPYTAAASALTGYVTDPREFLQ; the protein is encoded by the exons ATGGCTTCCTACACCACTGTCCCTGGCTCCTCGTCTTTCATCACCAACATG AACGATCTGGGACTCTCTGCTTTCTCTTCACGATCATCGGTATTTTCTATTCCAAAATGCAGGAAATCAGTTTTCAAGAAAATTGTATCAGTCATGGCTCCCAAGCAATCACAGCGCGAGCCTGCCACCACTGGCTCA GTGAAAACCGCTATGACGATGACAGAGAAAATCATGGCGAGGGCTTCTGAGAGGCCCCAGTTGAACCCAGGTGAGAATGTTTGGGTCAACGTTGATACTCTGATGACCCATGATGTTTCCGGTTCAGGTTGTTTTGCGATCTTCAAGAGGGAGTTTGGAGAGAATGCCAAG GTTTGGGACCGTGAGAAAATTGTGGTCATACCAGATCATTATATATTCACTGCTGATGAGCTTGCAAACCGTAATGTGGACATTTTGAGGGATTTCTGTCTGGAACAAAATATAAAGCACTTCTATGATATCAAAGATCGTAGTGACTTCAAG GCTAACCCTGATTATAAAGGTGTATGCCATATTGCACTTGCACAAGAAGGTCATTGTAGGCCAGGACAG GTTCTGTTGGGTACAGATTCTCACACCTGCACTGCTGGAGCATTTGGTCAATTTGCTACTGGAATTGGCATCACTGATGCAGGTTTTGTATTAGGAACTGGGAAGCTCCTGCTCAAG GTACCCCCAACTCTGAGATTTGTAATGGACGGTGAAATGGCTGATTATCTGCTTGCAAAGGATTTGATTTTGCAA ATTATTGGGGAAATATCTGTATCTGGGGCAACATACCAAACAATGGAGTTTGTTGGCACAACAGTTGAGAGTTTAAGT ATGGAAGAGCGGATGACATTATGTAACATGGTTATTGAAGCTGGAGGGAAGAATGGGGTTAtccctgctgatgctactacaTTCAAGTACCTTGAG GACAAGACATCTGTGCCTTATGAACCGGTTTATAGTGATGAGCGAGCAAG TGACGCGCTCTTTCTTTTTGGCTCCAGATTTCTTTCTGAGTACAGGTTTGATATCTCCAAATTAGAACCATTGGTTGCAAAG CCACATTCTCCTGATAATCGTGCTTTAGCAAGAGAATGCAAAGATGTCAAAATAGACAGAGTATACATTGGATCCTGTACTGGTGGAAAAACCGAGGACTTTATGGCTGCTGCTAAAGTTTTTCTAAATTCT GGCAGAAAGGTCAAGGTTCCCACATTTCTTGTCCCTGCAACCCAGAAG GTTTGGATGGACTTGTATAGTCTCCCAGTACCAGGATCTGGTGGCAAAACTTGCTCCCAGATTTTTGAAGAAGCTGGTTGTGACACACCTGCAAATCCTAGCTGCAGTGCTTGTATGGGAGGCCCTAAAGACACCTATGCACGCATGAACAAGCCCATG GTGTGCGTGTCAACAACAAACAGAAACTTCCCAGGGCGTATGGGACACAAAGAAGGTCAGATTTATCTTGCTTCACCCTATACAGCAGCAGCATCTGCTTTGACAGGTTATGTTACGGATCCAAGAGAGTTCTTGCAGTAG